Within Topomyia yanbarensis strain Yona2022 chromosome 2, ASM3024719v1, whole genome shotgun sequence, the genomic segment CCCGTACACGGTATTGATTCGTCTGACCAGACAACATGACTTGGGCGAGCGACTCTTCTGCGGTACGATCCTAACCAGACAATGGATCCTCACCGCTGCCCATCCGGTGCAGAATGATGTCTACCGCCCGGATGCGTTCGAGGTGATGGCCGGCAAATATGATCTTTGGTCCACGGAGTACAACGAACAATCTAGATCGGTACGGGAAGTGATTAGGCATCCTAAACATACTAGTCTTGTTATTGGATTACACGACGTGGCCTTGTTGATGCTGGCGACACCGCTTGAATTCACCGAAGCTGTGCAACCAATTGCCGTGGATATCAGCACGGAGTATCCGGACGGAGTCGGCACAGTAACCGGTTATGGAACGCGTCTGGAAGACGGAAAGCAAACTAGTTTCCTAATGGTTGAGTTGTTAATTTGAAAACCTAGAACTTATTAGTGATTTGGGTTTTTTTCACAGAAACTATCGGTGAATATACTTACAATCGGAGCCTGCACAAATGGTCACAAGTTCTGGAACCCGTCCATAATCTGCACCGATCCGGGTACCTGCGAAGGAGACTCTGGAGCTCCTCTGGTACAATGGCGAAGCAACCGTTGGGTCCAGATTGGACTGATGTCGTTTGGCGAGCAGTGTACCTTCTATGGAGTTCCAACCTATTACACCTACGTGTCGCAATATGTCAGTTGGATTAACGAAACCTTGGTAACGGCTAAAATCGAGGCAACCGATGGTGCCGTTCGACTCGGAGCTGGCATGTGGCTTACTGTGATTGGTTCGGTCGTGTTTGTTTTGAGTGCTCAATTAAACACTAAAATTCATGCCGTTTTTATTTGACCTTGAAACTAAGTCGGGTTCTGAGCCCAACCGCGGCTACATTTTGGCAGGGTTATAACCTGACCACATTAGAAACTGGCCGTATTCTTTTGAAACAGGTTCGAAAATGACACTTGATTAAAAACTGAaattaaatagaatttattttaaaatatgtcGCATATTTGCATTGTTTCCTCTCATATTTCACCACTGCCTTCCGAATCGATCAATCTTCTACGAGCCAGTTCATTTATCAATATGTACTCAGTTTAAATTTAGATCCCATCAATTTTACTGCAATCATCCGCCGTCAAACGAATGTTCGGCAATGAAATCTCGCACCCGTCAACCTAATTTGCATCTTTCCTACCGACACCGAAGGTGGCACCTCCGGAAACCTGAATTCctattcaaattttataataattTGCATACAAGCGCCTGTGTGTGCTCATTCCGCCTGGGGGAACCCAAAAAAAAACGTAAGTCCGACGAAGCAGCATTCTCATTCTGTCCCGATCCCACACAACCACGACGAGACGAGTAGTATCGGCTCGGCGCAGCAGCGTTCTCATACACTCATTCACTCGTGCCGTTCGCACTCGCACTCACCAACCACCAGCGTACTGGCTTGCTCACTCGTACGCATACTACTTTTTTcacatctctctctctcccttccACTTCGGCCTGCGGACTGCTGATCAGCTGCTTCGTTCGAACCGCACTACAGCAAAGTGTATACGAGCTCAACCTGCTGTGAAGTGAGCTTGCTTGAAGGCCAGACGAGCAACGCCTACCGAGTCTGGGCTGTTCGCATTGCTGCGCTCCTGGCCAGACGAATTTGAGTTCGAACATGTGGTTGTCGAAAGAGTTTTCTACCGTTCACGACAGACTCATTCTAGTCATACACTTGGTTGTAACGGCACACATTGGCAACAGCGGGAATGTTGTGTGATTGTGAGAAGACACGTGttagttgattttttgtctGTTTCGTCCTACTTGtttgaactatttttttgaTTAAGGCTGTAAATTTTAATAGTAGTAATCCCAATAAGGAAAGCGTGATCTTTAAATTGGATCCTATGGCATTCATTCGGACGTTTTTTGAATTTCATAAGAGTCTTATGAATACAGTAAGTGATGAATCTGGCAATTATCTCCTCTAAAAGGCAAGCTTATAAATTCCATTTATTATAGGTATGTCTGAAAgcctgtcatattaaatttcaaGGTAGATTTTTCTCAGTGTACACTCATGCAAAACGTATACAGAAATTTATAAGAATTACCTTATGATGCATAGAAAAGTAACAAAGCTATGTTTTCATGAAATTAATATGAAAACATACCATTTTTATGATTATCTTAACATTTTATAAGGTATTGCATATGCCAGTCATTTGAAGACATATGAGCACGTTTTCTCATAATcataagaaaaatgtattatattgttttatgaaaaatcaaagatGCCTTATGGAAAAAGTAATCATGTTTCAAGATCAATTCAAGATAATTTTATGATTTAGCTGTTACTCGTGACTAAAAAATAAGCGATATTCATATGAAGCTTGCTATATTGTTTACCTGAGGCCACATACCTCGTGGCCTATGGCACCCGAGTTACCAAATATACAGAAAAATCTgcatttttacagattttataGCCATTTCTGGACCAAGAATCTGTATTACACAGATACAGATGTGTTGGTTGATACAGATTCTAgggaaatattatttttagtttCAGTGAAACTTTTCCTCCATCCAGTCCAATTCGTAAATAGaaccaatatttttcaattactTTCATTTTTTAGAGTGCTCAGTTAACTAAATAGTACCTAGACAGGTTCAAAAAGATGCTGGCGAGCGGTAGGCTTTTTAAACTTTGCTCTAGGCTACCTGCCGTAATCTTCCGTTTACTGTAAAAATAGTGTAAAAGTCGAGCTAAATAGTGCTCTCACGAAAGCTAGGTTTAatattctgttttttttttaaattcaatataTCCAATgactcaaaaacataaaattgTCCTCACAAAATTTTAACGATTTATAGCTGTACACTGTTCCACAAAAATCAAACATCGTTGTTTttcagaaattttcaaaatcattatatCAATATATACCTAGTTATGAAGGAAAATAATCaactgaaatttaaaattttatcttgAGTCTAGTGCATATACTCTGTTGCCGTTTTGTGAGATTTAATTGactctatatatttttgttgcatGTTACAATAATTTCTTTACATCAAAGTAATATATTTTTAACAGTGCATTTTTCAGCGAGAAAAACTCTTAGcttatttaaaaatatattaatttaGCGAGGGTGTCCTTAATTTATTTCTGAGGAATAGTTAAGATCTAAAATAAAAGATTACTATTAGGCGCTTCATACAGCAAAGATGAATGGGGTAATATATTTTGAATTGAACTTAATTTTAATTGGTGCGATACAGATTTTTTGTAAAGTAAAGCAGATGAATAGATTGTTTTGGACAAAAATACAGGTTTGATTTTGACAACCCTGATGCctactacagtcgtgattcgctggttgggccacgggctctgtccaactaacgaatttgattcgctagttggaccgactgacaaatgtcaaaaactctccaaagaagacgttagtagtgtaaaagattgttaTGGTCCAACTagtggaggtccaactaaaaagcggtccagttaaagagtgtccaaccagcgaatcacgacagTATATAACATACATGatacaaacaaaaaaatggattttttaaaGACATCAACAATTACAAAGCCTCTGATCGACTGTGTAGTCTCTCATTTTGTCTGGCTGGTCGATACGAAGTCTGAACATTATAAAGTGATCGACTAGTTTTCTTCTAATATCACGACATTCTTCATTAATATTAATTTTGAATGACATTAGAGATGGGCGggtatggtttttttttcgtacCCGGACCCAACCCGAATCCGAATATTATTTTGTAAGCTTactcgaacccgacccgtacccggattataaaaaaatatgaaatccgaacccgacccgtactcgggcatggaaaaaaaatccgaacccgacccgtacccgacctAAATCCGACCCGAATCCGATTCGCACCgcattaataaaattaaaagccGTGCCCGACTCGAacccaattttcaataaataaatttaacttATTTGATTTGAAACAGGGGAGTCCGGGGCTAGTTGGGGctattttcatttattatctctTTGATTTAAATAGATGGtgcactattgaaaaatataatcatgcACTTAATAGATTAAAACTGCACGtaatattctattctatttctatactaacccttacacagccagtattgaaaagcatcctgaaaAACACTATTCTGTAGAGTTTTTCTtgttaatattaatatttgaagcatattttgatatgtcgcaaatattgaaaCGACCAGGCCTACTgcgcagagttgggtttgaaaatgtttcaaagttagacggcaattaaattaatcatttaatgaataatttaatttacgaattgttttgaatcttaaaagaggaagaaacgaggacaaccgtaccgaccgtttcagtttaaaggggatataataaatcgctgggagtgacttggctaagaaggttaatgtcactcctttggtgctttgggatgggacagaggtatttacaccttgccctggcgaataagcctaggttatagATTAAAACTGCACGTAATAGATCGAAAATTGTCACCCATGAATTCTACGAAATGAAATGCAACATACGAAAAcatattttatataatttgaGGTAAAAAAACGAGAGACAGCGCCATATGCCTgatacaaacgaagaaaaaggaaCTCCGCCAACTTACGTGTGCTGTGAATTTGGCCAGAACTCTTCTATTATCTTTCGACATAAATCTTAACCAGAAATACCACAGTTCCAGATTCCTCCCGGCGACAACACCTGACATGGAAACTGCCACTAATCACGCTGTAGTTAGTGAGATTCGAGGACATTTTTTCCGAATCTATTTACCGTAACATCAGGGTGTATTTGAAGAATCTATGGAAAAAGGTCGAAAGACAAAAGGTCAGAAGGACGAAAGGTCGAAAGACAAATGGTCGAAAATACAAAAGGTCGAATGAACGAAAAGTTGGAAATACAAAAAGTCGAaaggacaaaaggtcgaaaaacAAAAGGTCAAAAGACAAAAAGTCGAAAGACAAAAGGTCCGATAAATTTAAAGTCCAAACCGAATTTTAAacctttcgttttttttttaataaagtacCCTTCCAGGAACGAAAAATCAAATATCATAGCCATATTTTAATAGATAAAATTTTAAAGGATTGGCAATGTTCTGTAGCAATCTCGTGTGTCAAAGTTAAAATAGCTTCCGATTCAGTAACGCAGGAGTTCCAACAGTACAGCCTTGCGACAGTATTTCAGAGGCTGTCGTCTTCTTTTCGCTTCGACAGTTTGATGACCGAATCAAGCACGACAGCTCTCAGTAAAACTGTTATGCGACTTGCAACGTTGCCGTCTTGTACCGCACACGACAGTTTGCGCATACGTCTGCAACTATAGTTAATGTGCGATGATAGCCTCAGTTGATTTTGCGTAACATTTCTATCGTTCTTGGTGGTAGAACCGACACGTCGATGcaatcaaataactttttttctgtgAAAGTCGTGCTCTGTACATTAGTTAAGCCCAGTACGGTGCGGAATATAGAACGATTTAGAATGAATGCTGCATGTaaggttttcgtttttttcattcatttcccaGACGGGATCACAACCAGCGGctttatttgatttgatttcaaaCAGTTAGCGAATTTTTAACGTCGTTCGAAATTGAAAACCTGAGCAAATATTTTTAGTCGTTGTGGTAGACTGTTATGTTGCGGGGAGAATCATTTGAGTGAAGCTGGATAGTAATTGTTCAGTAATTGTGATGTGGGTCGAATTGGCGTATCGGGGCAGAAAGTTATCGTTTAGAAGTACGTATTGCGGAAAGTTGGACGGCTTCAGAAAACGGATTTTTGAAATGCCGTGTTGTCCAACTTTCCGCAATACGTACTTGCATGCAGATTGCACCTAGTCACGAATCACAGCATGAACATAGGTCATGAGTTTTGAggctttttttatttcatcggaAAGCTAAAAAATTGCGTTGCTACAATAGAGAAATACATAATAtagttaaatttaattttaagaggggcgcgccgccgatttcaggctcCTGAAATATTTTCGTGATTTGTTGGTTATGCTAATTAGTTTGAGGTGATCAACAAGCTgatgattttatttgttttattatgccACTCAATAGCAAACGTGTTTGTCGAGATTGTCTTaacattttgtacttttcaaggtaCAGGCACACCTCGAAATAGGGGACGttgggagttgtgaaccattgGGAGTTGTGAGCAGCGCTAAGCCATAAATAATTGAAATGTGGTAACTACTAAATATTTCTACTGTCATGACCTCATTTTCTTATTAGCAATTTTATCCGAAAAACAGGATTATACCACAATTATAATCGACCCGTGCCGCAACCGCGAATTCAGGAGGTTCAGCATGAATCAATGGTCACCTATCCATTGCGAATCAGATCACATTTCTAACTAATATTTAGTTTAGAATTATCCTCAAATTTAACTTCTATAGGTCcattaaaataagaaaaaatgcctTTAACATTGCTTTGTTTGGCGTACGTACTacagaataataaaaataaatttcaatcacTTTTTATGTATAATATGGAATGTATTATTATTGTTAGTGGTAAACTGCCCTAATACAgcatttgtttttaaaaaatgatggCTTTCATCATCAAGAATAGTTGAAAATGGTttgtaaaaatatttcctcggtCTCGTATTTACAaacttttaaatcaaaatatatttttcttgttttaaatttttatatctttaaattttaatgttccaaaattgttaaatccttgactttcaaaatttcttaatcttcaatgttttaatttttttccttttacatttcaaaacatttaaagtttcaaatctaaaattaaaattctttaaatttttaaatctttaaattcttaaatttctaaatttttgaattcttaaattttaaattcttagatttatcaatttttcattttctcatatattaatcatatgattttttaattccgaaattctattttttgaaatttcagcttaatttctttaattttcaattttgtatgtcacatttataatataatataatataatataatataatataatataatataatataatataatataatataatataatataatataatataatataatataatataatataatataatataatataatataatataatataatataatataatataatataatataatataatataatattataatGTTAAGTAAATTTTTATGTTATATTTAATGTACAGTAATCATTAGGGGtcggccaattcggacctaatAAGGatttatgagctatagaactacaaccgattcacaaataaatatttttcccgaaagcctgatcaattgcgcacattttttctaaggTAACTTTTTCCGATATCGTACCGTATTGTGTATTAAGGGTTCTACacaaaagtacatgaaaggtccgaattaccccaaccctgttccaatttGGACCACCCATGTCTTATCGATTTTTGCAATGCCTTTGTTGACCTAAGTTATTCCTATTTGATTTTCACTAAGTTTCAAATTGTGAATTGACAAGTACTCtttgatataaaaaaaaattgtggcaaaTATTCCATAAAAAGTAAGAGTTGGGCCAAATTACCTAACAATAGGTTATGAGCTATAAACGTAGAAATCTGTGAATcgatttgcgaaaacttatCTTTTCCTGAAAGCTCGACCTCTCAAATGGTTTTTCGCGATCGCGTATCATATCGTATATGTGGTAAAAGGTCCGAATTGGATCAACCCATACTCACACACAGATTACaacgaaaacagttgatagtctcgcctaaaataagatattaaataaaagatattagacGGCAGGTCCAAAATCATGATAATGCActcaatttaattaattgttgttgccaaCAATAATCTTGTTTTCGGTTTACGCATTTATCAAAAAAGCGCACGCtcacgaaaactgagaaccgcaaaattttgtgagaaaaaacagAGCTACATTACAGTCAtgaaaattatatacatacGCTTTTCACAGTATTACCATAGCTGAAAAATACCTGGGATCCGAATTGGTCCACTCCTctctaattaaaaaaaaatcgatttcttgattttaaaatttgcaacattttaatatgttaatTTTGCGACTTTTAAATATTTAGATTTTTTGATTccgaatttttaattttgatcaatatttagatttttgaaaactttgatTAATATTTTTGATGGTTCAGATTTCGTTTTTACAATATACAAATTGCATACGTCACAGTAATCGGTGAGAGCTAAACAAGTGAAATGCTaaaaatacttaaaattagTTAATCCGGGGCAGCGAATTGCACTAGTGTTGCACTTTCtggcagaagtgggaatgaacaCGTCTAGTGGCCGGCTCTTTCGCTAGAAACTGCAACTTACTGCTCCGGGGTTGTTCATTAAAAACGGCattagaaaactatttatttaatcAATTCAATCCATCATGCTATAAATCAATTTCCCAAGACAACGTAATGAAAACTGACGACTGATGTTAAATGACATCCAATGAAAATCGTGCCAGAATTCTGTCCTGGGCAAATTTTTCGTTTTACGTTTGAAAACTGCGTTTTATCATG encodes:
- the LOC131682122 gene encoding coagulation factor IX-like, which encodes MFLRSIIIFAALWGMSSSAPNSRIFGGQRVEPGELPYTVLIRLTRQHDLGERLFCGTILTRQWILTAAHPVQNDVYRPDAFEVMAGKYDLWSTEYNEQSRSVREVIRHPKHTSLVIGLHDVALLMLATPLEFTEAVQPIAVDISTEYPDGVGTVTGYGTRLEDGKQTSFLMKLSVNILTIGACTNGHKFWNPSIICTDPGTCEGDSGAPLVQWRSNRWVQIGLMSFGEQCTFYGVPTYYTYVSQYVSWINETLVTAKIEATDGAVRLGAGMWLTVIGSVVFVLSAQLNTKIHAVFI